A part of Helicobacter kayseriensis genomic DNA contains:
- a CDS encoding extracellular solute-binding protein, translated as MKKFLFFTILVSLLLHAEINLYGPGGPHTALQEIAKVYEKQTGIKVNVNFGPQKTWQEKAEQNADILFGASDQSAVAIATDFGDKFDPKEIKPLYLREAIILTQKGNPLKIKGLKDLANKKVRIVVPEGAGKSNTSGTGVWEDMIGRTKDLKTIANFRSNIIAYVPNSGSAKKLFLDKEVDAWITWLDWAKSNPDYGDVVAIEKDLVVYRTFNVVLIKNASQEAQDFVKFLSSKEAEQIFKKFGWFR; from the coding sequence GTCTATTACTCCATGCAGAGATCAATCTCTATGGACCAGGAGGGCCACACACAGCGCTCCAAGAGATCGCAAAGGTTTATGAAAAGCAGACAGGGATCAAAGTCAATGTCAATTTTGGCCCACAAAAAACATGGCAAGAAAAAGCAGAGCAAAATGCGGATATTCTTTTTGGCGCATCAGATCAATCAGCGGTTGCGATTGCGACAGATTTTGGAGACAAATTTGATCCAAAAGAGATCAAACCTCTCTATCTTAGAGAAGCAATCATCTTGACACAAAAGGGCAATCCACTCAAAATCAAAGGACTCAAAGATCTTGCCAACAAAAAAGTGCGTATCGTCGTCCCAGAGGGTGCAGGCAAAAGCAACACCTCAGGAACAGGAGTGTGGGAAGATATGATCGGACGCACCAAAGATCTCAAGACAATCGCAAATTTCCGATCCAATATCATCGCCTATGTCCCCAATAGTGGCAGTGCTAAAAAACTCTTCTTAGATAAAGAAGTGGATGCGTGGATCACTTGGCTAGACTGGGCAAAAAGCAATCCCGACTATGGCGATGTCGTCGCGATCGAGAAAGATTTAGTCGTTTATAGGACTTTCAATGTCGTTTTGATCAAAAATGCCTCACAAGAAGCACAGGACTTCGTGAAATTTCTCTCTAGCAAAGAAGCTGAGCAAATCTTCAAAAAATTTGGATGGTTTCGCTAA